Proteins encoded in a region of the Elaeis guineensis isolate ETL-2024a chromosome 7, EG11, whole genome shotgun sequence genome:
- the LOC105048817 gene encoding EG45-like domain containing protein, with protein sequence MAMEKRFVLLLAVLLALQSLVAATPGTATYYTEYTPSACYGYKNKGTMIAAASRRIYANGAACGRRYSVRCTGPTNAGVPHPCKGTSVVVTIVDLCPSPGCQATLDLSQEAFAAIADLNAGKIKIDYTQV encoded by the exons ATGGCGATGGAGAAACGCTTTGTTCTGCTGCTGGCCGTATTGCTTGCCCTCCAATCCCTTGTGGCTGCCACTCCCGGGACGGCCACCTATTACACCGAATACACCC CTTCTGCTTGCTATGGCTACAAAAACAAGGGCACCATGATTGCAGCAGCGAGCAGACGCATCTATGCCAATGGTGCGGCATGCGGGCGAAGGTACTCTGTGAGGTGCACCGGTCCAACCAACGCAGGTGTACCCCACCCTTGCAAGGGCACCAGCGTGGTGGTGACCATTGTTGATCTCTGCCCATCACCTGGCTGCCAGGCCACACTGGACCTCTCTCAGGAGGCCTTTGCTGCCATTGCTGATCTCAATGCTGGCAAGATCAAGATCGATTATACACA GGTCTGA